From Amphiprion ocellaris isolate individual 3 ecotype Okinawa chromosome 2, ASM2253959v1, whole genome shotgun sequence, a single genomic window includes:
- the comp gene encoding cartilage oligomeric matrix protein, translating to MLWLVGLTCVLWMGGNAVAAQRDGEIISQIKMTNLALAEIKELLKQQIKEMVFLKNTVMECEACGMGGMQPRSSCVPNPCHPGVKCMETPQGIKCGACPDGMEGNGTHCIDVDECTVMPCHMGVRCINTSPGFRCGSCPAGYHGPQVQGVGLAYARANKQVCKDINECDGSNNGGCVENSVCMNTPGSFRCGPCKPGYVGDQRRGCKPERACGNGQPNPCHASAECIVHREGAIECRCGVGWAGNGYLCGPDTDIDGFPDDKLDCPERNCNKDNCLTVPNSGQEDADSDGIGDACDEDADGDGILNTQDNCVLVPNVDQRNVDEDDFGDACDNCRAVKNNDQKDTDVDKFGDECDEDIDGDGILNHLDNCKRVPNADQKDRDGDNVGDACDSCPYVPNPDQMDADNDLIGDPCDTNKDSDGDGHQDSRDNCPAVINSSQLDTDKDGKGDECDDDDDNDGIPDLLPPGPDNCRLIPNPLQEDSDGDGVGNVCETDFDNDTIVDTIDVCPENAEVTLTDFREYQTVVLDPEGDAQIDPNWVVLNQGREIVQTMNSDPGLAVGYTAFSGVDFEGTFHVNTVTDDDYAGFIFGYQDSSSFYVVMWKQVEQIYWQANPFRAVAEPGIQLKAVKSDTGPGENLRNALWHTGDTSDQVKLLWKDARNVGWKDKTSYRWFLQHRPAEGYIRVRFYEGTQMVADTGVIIDATMRGGRLGVFCFSQENIIWANLRYRCNDTLPEDFDTYRAQQVQLVA from the exons GGATGGGAGGGATGCAGCCTCGTTCCTCCTGTGTGCCGAACCCCTGCCACCCCGGGGTGAAGTGCATGGAAACACCTCAGGGCATCAAGTGTGGAGCCTGTCCTGATGGTATGGAGGGTAATGGGACCCACTGCATTGATGTGGATGAG TGCACCGTGATGCCCTGCCACATGGGCGTTCGCTGCATCAACACCTCCCCAGGTTTCCGCTGTGGATCTTGTCCTGCTGGATACCACGGACCTCAGGTTCAGGGTGTCGGCCTCGCGTACGCCAGAGCCAACAAACAG GTGTGCAAAGATATCAACGAGTGTGACGGGTCAAACAATGGAGGCTGTGTGGAGAACTCTGTGTGTATGAACACCCCT GGTTCCTTCAGATGCGGTCCCTGTAAGCCAGGATATGTTGGGGATCAGCGACGTGGTTGTAAACCTGAGAGAGCCTGTGGGAACGGTCAACCCAACCCCTGCCATGCAAGTGCAGAGTGCATCGTCCATCGAGAGGGAGCCATTGAGTGTCGG TGTGGAGTTGGATGGGCCGGTAACGGCTACCTCTGTGGTCCTGACACTGACATTGATGGTTTCCCCGATGACAAACTGGACTGTCCTGAGAGGAACTGTAACAAG gATAACTGCCTCACTGTACCCAACTCTGGTCAGGAAGACGCTGACAGTGATGGAATTGGAGACGCCTGTGATGAAGATGCAGATGGAGATGGGATCCTGAACACACAG GATAACTGTGTGCTGGTGCCCAATGTGGACCAACGCAACGTTGACGAGGACGACTTCGGCGATGCTTGCGACAACTGCCGCGCAGTGAAAAACAATGACCAAAAGGACACAGATGTGGACAAATTTGGTGATGAATGTGATGAAGATATTGATGGGGATG GAATCCTGAATCACCTGGATAACTGTAAAAGGGTTCCGAATGCTGACCAGAAAGATCGAGATGGAGACAATGTGGGAGACGCCTGTGACAGCTGTCCATATGTTCCTAACCCTGACCAG ATGGATGCGGACAATGACTTGATTGGAGACCCCTGTGACACCAACAAGGACAG TGATGGTGATGGTCACCAGGACTCTCGGGACAACTGCCCGGCCGTCATCAACAGCTCTCAGCTGGACACCGACAAAGACGGAAAAGGAGATgagtgtgatgatgatgatgacaatgaCGGTATTCCAGACCTGCTGCCACCTGGTCCTGACAACTGCCGTCTGATTCCCAACCCTCTGCAGGAGGACTCTGATG GTGATGGCGTAGGAAATGTTTGCGAGACGGATTTTGACAATGACACCATAGTCGACACCATTGATGTTTGTCCAGAAAACGCTGAGGTCACCCTCACTGACTTCAGAGAGTACCAGACCGTTGTTTTAGACCCAGAAGGAGATGCACAGATCGACCCCAACTGGGTGGTGTTGAATCAG GGAAGGGAGATCGTGCAGACTATGAACAGTGATCCTGGCTTAGCTGTTG GTTACACTGCTTTCAGCGGCGTGGATTTTGAAGGGACGTTTCATGTTAATACGGTAACGGACGATGACTATGCTGGTTTTATCTTCGGCTACCAGGACAGCTCCAGTTTCTACGTGGTGATGTGGAAGCAGGTGGAACAGATCTACTGGCAGGCAAACCCATTCAGAGCTGTGGCAGAACCAGGCATCCAACTGAAG GCAGTAAAGTCAGACACAGGTCCAGGTGAGAATCTGAGGAACGCCTTGTGGCACACcggcgacaccagcgaccaggTGAAGCTCCTGTGGAAAGATGCTCGCAATGTTGGCTGGAAAGACAAAACTTCTTACCGCTGGTTCCTCCAGCACCGGCCTGCTGAAGGCTACATCAG agtTCGTTTCTATGAGGGTACTCAGATGGTGGCAGATACAGGCGTCATCATAGACGCCACGATGAGAGGAGGTCGACTGGGAGTCTTCTGCTTCTCCCAGGAGAACATCATCTGGGCCAACCTGCGTTATCGCTGCAACG ACACTCTTCCTGAGGACTTTGACACCTACAGAGCCCAGCAGGTCCAGCTGGTTGCCTGA
- the crtc1b gene encoding CREB-regulated transcription coactivator 1b isoform X3, producing the protein MASSNNPRKFSEKIALHNQKQAEETAAFEEVMKDLNITRAARLQLQKTQYLQLGQNRGQYYGGSLPNVNQIGNGNIDLPFQNSVLDTSRTTRHHGLVERVYRDRNRITSPHRRPLSVDKHGRQIDSCPYSSVYLSPPPDTSWRRTNSDSALHQSAMNPKPQEVFAGGSQELQPKRVLLLTVPGTENSEPNADKDAQKQLWDDKKDDSSKPNTCDVPGINIFPSPDQELNPSVLPAAHNTGGSLPDLTNIQFPPPLSTPLDPEDTVAFPSLSSANSTGSLTTNLTHLGISAASHGIPTSSQPTMTVTAQRRQPPVVPLTLTSDLHLQQSPQQLSPTLTSPVNITQAVPTETLTLEQQLSQYPLFNQLTAQAQAQLLSDLQKQQALPQGIQLITLPTLASTGTPSATASSPSPDSQTTASISVSSHIPVVGSIFGDSFYDQQLASRQTNALSHQLEQFNMIESPISSNSLYNQCSTLNYTQAAMMGLTGSSLQDSQQLGYSSHGNIPNIILTVTGESPPSLSKELTNSLAGVGDVSFDADSQFPLDELKIDPLTLDGLHMLNDPDMVLADPATEDTFRMDRL; encoded by the exons ATGGCGTCCTCTAACAATCCTCGCAAATTTAGCGAAAAAATCGCTTTGCATAATCAGAAACAGGCGGAGGAGACTGCGGCGTTCGAAGAAGTGATGAAAGACCTGAACATCACCAGAGCTGCGCGG TTGCAGTTACAGAAGACCCAGTATTTGCAACTAGGGCAGAATCGTGGACAGTACTATGGAGGCTCACTGCCCAATGTCAATCAGATTGGAAATGGCAACATTGACCTGCCTTTTCAG AACTCGGTGCTGGATACCAGTCGGACTACCAGGCACCACGGGCTGGTGGAGCGGGTTTACCGTGACCGGAACCGCATCACGTCTCCTCACCGCCGGCCGCTGTCAGTCGACAAACATGGACGCCAAAT TGACAGCTGTCCTTACAGCTCAGTTTACCTCTCCCCACCGCCAGACACTAGCTGGAGAAG GACAAATTCGGACTCTGCCTTACACCAGAGCGCCATGAATCCGAAGCCCCAGGAGGTGTTTGCAGGGGGATCACAAGAGCTGCAGCCTAAACGAG TACTGCTGCTAACAGTGCCTGGGACAGAGAATTCAGAGCCAAATGCAGACAAGGATGCACAGAAACAGTTGTGGGATGACAAGAAG GATGATTCGTCAAAGCCCAACACATGTGATGTCCCAGGAATCAA tataTTTCCATCACCGGACCAGGAGTTGAACCCATCCGTGCTCCCCGCTGCACATAACACCGGCGGGTCGCTACCCGACCTGACTAACATCCAGTTCCCTCCTCCGCTGTCCACCCCCCTGGACCCCGAGGACACCGTGGCCTTCCCATCTCTCAGCTCTGCCAACAGCACGGGCAGCCTGACCACCAACCTCACCCACCTGGGCATCAGTGCTGCCAGCCACG GGATCCCCACCTCCTCTCAGCCCACTATGACTGTCACAGCACAGCGCCGGCAGCCACCCGTGGTGCCACTGACTTTAACCTCTGACCTCCATCTTCAACAGTCCCCACAGCAGCTCTCACCCACCCTCACCTCACCCGTTAACATTACACAG GCTGTGCCGACAGAAACACTGACCCTGGAGCAGCAGCTTTCCCAGTATCCCCTGTTCAACCAGCTGACCGCCCAGGCCCAGgctcagctgctcagtgacctCCAGAAGCAGCAGGCTCTGCCGCAGGGCATCCAGCTCATCACCTTGCCAACTCTGGCCTCCACTGGCACACCCAGCGCTACTGCCAGCAGCCCCTCTCCAGACAGCCAGACCACCGCCAGCATCAGTGTCAGCTCG CACATTCCTGTGGTGGGCAGTATATTCGGAGACTCCTTTTATGATCAGCAGCTGGCATCGAGGCAGACCAATGCTCTCTCTCACCAG CTGGAGCAGTTCAACATGATCGAAAGCCCGATCAGCTCCAACAGCCTTTACAACCAGTGTTCCACACTCAACTACACACAGGCAGCCATGATGGGCCTCACTGGGAGCAGCCTACAGGACTCTCAGCAGCTTGGCTACAGTAGCCATGGCAACATCCCCAACATCATCCTAACAG TCACAGGTGAGTCTCCGCCAAGCCTCTCCAAAGAGCTGACCAACTCTCTGGCGGGCGTTGGTGACGTCAGCTTCGACGCAGACTCACAGTTTCCTCTGGATGAGCTGAAGATCGACCCGCTCACCCTGGACGGACTGCACATGCTCAATGACCCCGACATGGTGCTCGCCGACCCCGCCACCGAGGACACGTTCAGGATGGACAGGCTGTAA
- the crtc1b gene encoding CREB-regulated transcription coactivator 1b isoform X1 produces the protein MASSNNPRKFSEKIALHNQKQAEETAAFEEVMKDLNITRAARLQLQKTQYLQLGQNRGQYYGGSLPNVNQIGNGNIDLPFQNSVLDTSRTTRHHGLVERVYRDRNRITSPHRRPLSVDKHGRQIDSCPYSSVYLSPPPDTSWRRTNSDSALHQSAMNPKPQEVFAGGSQELQPKRVLLLTVPGTENSEPNADKDAQKQLWDDKKDDSSKPNTCDVPGINIFPSPDQELNPSVLPAAHNTGGSLPDLTNIQFPPPLSTPLDPEDTVAFPSLSSANSTGSLTTNLTHLGISAASHGIPTSSQPTMTVTAQRRQPPVVPLTLTSDLHLQQSPQQLSPTLTSPVNITQAVPTETLTLEQQLSQYPLFNQLTAQAQAQLLSDLQKQQALPQGIQLITLPTLASTGTPSATASSPSPDSQTTASISVSSYRNQTGSPATQSPTSPVSNQGFSPGGSPQHIPVVGSIFGDSFYDQQLASRQTNALSHQLEQFNMIESPISSNSLYNQCSTLNYTQAAMMGLTGSSLQDSQQLGYSSHGNIPNIILTVTGESPPSLSKELTNSLAGVGDVSFDADSQFPLDELKIDPLTLDGLHMLNDPDMVLADPATEDTFRMDRL, from the exons ATGGCGTCCTCTAACAATCCTCGCAAATTTAGCGAAAAAATCGCTTTGCATAATCAGAAACAGGCGGAGGAGACTGCGGCGTTCGAAGAAGTGATGAAAGACCTGAACATCACCAGAGCTGCGCGG TTGCAGTTACAGAAGACCCAGTATTTGCAACTAGGGCAGAATCGTGGACAGTACTATGGAGGCTCACTGCCCAATGTCAATCAGATTGGAAATGGCAACATTGACCTGCCTTTTCAG AACTCGGTGCTGGATACCAGTCGGACTACCAGGCACCACGGGCTGGTGGAGCGGGTTTACCGTGACCGGAACCGCATCACGTCTCCTCACCGCCGGCCGCTGTCAGTCGACAAACATGGACGCCAAAT TGACAGCTGTCCTTACAGCTCAGTTTACCTCTCCCCACCGCCAGACACTAGCTGGAGAAG GACAAATTCGGACTCTGCCTTACACCAGAGCGCCATGAATCCGAAGCCCCAGGAGGTGTTTGCAGGGGGATCACAAGAGCTGCAGCCTAAACGAG TACTGCTGCTAACAGTGCCTGGGACAGAGAATTCAGAGCCAAATGCAGACAAGGATGCACAGAAACAGTTGTGGGATGACAAGAAG GATGATTCGTCAAAGCCCAACACATGTGATGTCCCAGGAATCAA tataTTTCCATCACCGGACCAGGAGTTGAACCCATCCGTGCTCCCCGCTGCACATAACACCGGCGGGTCGCTACCCGACCTGACTAACATCCAGTTCCCTCCTCCGCTGTCCACCCCCCTGGACCCCGAGGACACCGTGGCCTTCCCATCTCTCAGCTCTGCCAACAGCACGGGCAGCCTGACCACCAACCTCACCCACCTGGGCATCAGTGCTGCCAGCCACG GGATCCCCACCTCCTCTCAGCCCACTATGACTGTCACAGCACAGCGCCGGCAGCCACCCGTGGTGCCACTGACTTTAACCTCTGACCTCCATCTTCAACAGTCCCCACAGCAGCTCTCACCCACCCTCACCTCACCCGTTAACATTACACAG GCTGTGCCGACAGAAACACTGACCCTGGAGCAGCAGCTTTCCCAGTATCCCCTGTTCAACCAGCTGACCGCCCAGGCCCAGgctcagctgctcagtgacctCCAGAAGCAGCAGGCTCTGCCGCAGGGCATCCAGCTCATCACCTTGCCAACTCTGGCCTCCACTGGCACACCCAGCGCTACTGCCAGCAGCCCCTCTCCAGACAGCCAGACCACCGCCAGCATCAGTGTCAGCTCG TACCGCAATCAGACTGGCTCACCAGCCACTCAGTCTCCAACCTCCCCAGTCTCCAATCAAGGCTTCTCCCCCGGAGGCTCGCCTCAA CACATTCCTGTGGTGGGCAGTATATTCGGAGACTCCTTTTATGATCAGCAGCTGGCATCGAGGCAGACCAATGCTCTCTCTCACCAG CTGGAGCAGTTCAACATGATCGAAAGCCCGATCAGCTCCAACAGCCTTTACAACCAGTGTTCCACACTCAACTACACACAGGCAGCCATGATGGGCCTCACTGGGAGCAGCCTACAGGACTCTCAGCAGCTTGGCTACAGTAGCCATGGCAACATCCCCAACATCATCCTAACAG TCACAGGTGAGTCTCCGCCAAGCCTCTCCAAAGAGCTGACCAACTCTCTGGCGGGCGTTGGTGACGTCAGCTTCGACGCAGACTCACAGTTTCCTCTGGATGAGCTGAAGATCGACCCGCTCACCCTGGACGGACTGCACATGCTCAATGACCCCGACATGGTGCTCGCCGACCCCGCCACCGAGGACACGTTCAGGATGGACAGGCTGTAA
- the crtc1b gene encoding CREB-regulated transcription coactivator 1b isoform X4 → MASSNNPRKFSEKIALHNQKQAEETAAFEEVMKDLNITRAARNSVLDTSRTTRHHGLVERVYRDRNRITSPHRRPLSVDKHGRQIDSCPYSSVYLSPPPDTSWRRTNSDSALHQSAMNPKPQEVFAGGSQELQPKRVLLLTVPGTENSEPNADKDAQKQLWDDKKDDSSKPNTCDVPGINIFPSPDQELNPSVLPAAHNTGGSLPDLTNIQFPPPLSTPLDPEDTVAFPSLSSANSTGSLTTNLTHLGISAASHGIPTSSQPTMTVTAQRRQPPVVPLTLTSDLHLQQSPQQLSPTLTSPVNITQAVPTETLTLEQQLSQYPLFNQLTAQAQAQLLSDLQKQQALPQGIQLITLPTLASTGTPSATASSPSPDSQTTASISVSSYRNQTGSPATQSPTSPVSNQGFSPGGSPQHIPVVGSIFGDSFYDQQLASRQTNALSHQLEQFNMIESPISSNSLYNQCSTLNYTQAAMMGLTGSSLQDSQQLGYSSHGNIPNIILTVTGESPPSLSKELTNSLAGVGDVSFDADSQFPLDELKIDPLTLDGLHMLNDPDMVLADPATEDTFRMDRL, encoded by the exons ATGGCGTCCTCTAACAATCCTCGCAAATTTAGCGAAAAAATCGCTTTGCATAATCAGAAACAGGCGGAGGAGACTGCGGCGTTCGAAGAAGTGATGAAAGACCTGAACATCACCAGAGCTGCGCGG AACTCGGTGCTGGATACCAGTCGGACTACCAGGCACCACGGGCTGGTGGAGCGGGTTTACCGTGACCGGAACCGCATCACGTCTCCTCACCGCCGGCCGCTGTCAGTCGACAAACATGGACGCCAAAT TGACAGCTGTCCTTACAGCTCAGTTTACCTCTCCCCACCGCCAGACACTAGCTGGAGAAG GACAAATTCGGACTCTGCCTTACACCAGAGCGCCATGAATCCGAAGCCCCAGGAGGTGTTTGCAGGGGGATCACAAGAGCTGCAGCCTAAACGAG TACTGCTGCTAACAGTGCCTGGGACAGAGAATTCAGAGCCAAATGCAGACAAGGATGCACAGAAACAGTTGTGGGATGACAAGAAG GATGATTCGTCAAAGCCCAACACATGTGATGTCCCAGGAATCAA tataTTTCCATCACCGGACCAGGAGTTGAACCCATCCGTGCTCCCCGCTGCACATAACACCGGCGGGTCGCTACCCGACCTGACTAACATCCAGTTCCCTCCTCCGCTGTCCACCCCCCTGGACCCCGAGGACACCGTGGCCTTCCCATCTCTCAGCTCTGCCAACAGCACGGGCAGCCTGACCACCAACCTCACCCACCTGGGCATCAGTGCTGCCAGCCACG GGATCCCCACCTCCTCTCAGCCCACTATGACTGTCACAGCACAGCGCCGGCAGCCACCCGTGGTGCCACTGACTTTAACCTCTGACCTCCATCTTCAACAGTCCCCACAGCAGCTCTCACCCACCCTCACCTCACCCGTTAACATTACACAG GCTGTGCCGACAGAAACACTGACCCTGGAGCAGCAGCTTTCCCAGTATCCCCTGTTCAACCAGCTGACCGCCCAGGCCCAGgctcagctgctcagtgacctCCAGAAGCAGCAGGCTCTGCCGCAGGGCATCCAGCTCATCACCTTGCCAACTCTGGCCTCCACTGGCACACCCAGCGCTACTGCCAGCAGCCCCTCTCCAGACAGCCAGACCACCGCCAGCATCAGTGTCAGCTCG TACCGCAATCAGACTGGCTCACCAGCCACTCAGTCTCCAACCTCCCCAGTCTCCAATCAAGGCTTCTCCCCCGGAGGCTCGCCTCAA CACATTCCTGTGGTGGGCAGTATATTCGGAGACTCCTTTTATGATCAGCAGCTGGCATCGAGGCAGACCAATGCTCTCTCTCACCAG CTGGAGCAGTTCAACATGATCGAAAGCCCGATCAGCTCCAACAGCCTTTACAACCAGTGTTCCACACTCAACTACACACAGGCAGCCATGATGGGCCTCACTGGGAGCAGCCTACAGGACTCTCAGCAGCTTGGCTACAGTAGCCATGGCAACATCCCCAACATCATCCTAACAG TCACAGGTGAGTCTCCGCCAAGCCTCTCCAAAGAGCTGACCAACTCTCTGGCGGGCGTTGGTGACGTCAGCTTCGACGCAGACTCACAGTTTCCTCTGGATGAGCTGAAGATCGACCCGCTCACCCTGGACGGACTGCACATGCTCAATGACCCCGACATGGTGCTCGCCGACCCCGCCACCGAGGACACGTTCAGGATGGACAGGCTGTAA
- the crtc1b gene encoding CREB-regulated transcription coactivator 1b isoform X2, translating into MASSNNPRKFSEKIALHNQKQAEETAAFEEVMKDLNITRAARLQLQKTQYLQLGQNRGQYYGGSLPNVNQIGNGNIDLPFQNSVLDTSRTTRHHGLVERVYRDRNRITSPHRRPLSVDKHGRQIDSCPYSSVYLSPPPDTSWRRTNSDSALHQSAMNPKPQEVFAGGSQELQPKRVPGTENSEPNADKDAQKQLWDDKKDDSSKPNTCDVPGINIFPSPDQELNPSVLPAAHNTGGSLPDLTNIQFPPPLSTPLDPEDTVAFPSLSSANSTGSLTTNLTHLGISAASHGIPTSSQPTMTVTAQRRQPPVVPLTLTSDLHLQQSPQQLSPTLTSPVNITQAVPTETLTLEQQLSQYPLFNQLTAQAQAQLLSDLQKQQALPQGIQLITLPTLASTGTPSATASSPSPDSQTTASISVSSYRNQTGSPATQSPTSPVSNQGFSPGGSPQHIPVVGSIFGDSFYDQQLASRQTNALSHQLEQFNMIESPISSNSLYNQCSTLNYTQAAMMGLTGSSLQDSQQLGYSSHGNIPNIILTVTGESPPSLSKELTNSLAGVGDVSFDADSQFPLDELKIDPLTLDGLHMLNDPDMVLADPATEDTFRMDRL; encoded by the exons ATGGCGTCCTCTAACAATCCTCGCAAATTTAGCGAAAAAATCGCTTTGCATAATCAGAAACAGGCGGAGGAGACTGCGGCGTTCGAAGAAGTGATGAAAGACCTGAACATCACCAGAGCTGCGCGG TTGCAGTTACAGAAGACCCAGTATTTGCAACTAGGGCAGAATCGTGGACAGTACTATGGAGGCTCACTGCCCAATGTCAATCAGATTGGAAATGGCAACATTGACCTGCCTTTTCAG AACTCGGTGCTGGATACCAGTCGGACTACCAGGCACCACGGGCTGGTGGAGCGGGTTTACCGTGACCGGAACCGCATCACGTCTCCTCACCGCCGGCCGCTGTCAGTCGACAAACATGGACGCCAAAT TGACAGCTGTCCTTACAGCTCAGTTTACCTCTCCCCACCGCCAGACACTAGCTGGAGAAG GACAAATTCGGACTCTGCCTTACACCAGAGCGCCATGAATCCGAAGCCCCAGGAGGTGTTTGCAGGGGGATCACAAGAGCTGCAGCCTAAACGAG TGCCTGGGACAGAGAATTCAGAGCCAAATGCAGACAAGGATGCACAGAAACAGTTGTGGGATGACAAGAAG GATGATTCGTCAAAGCCCAACACATGTGATGTCCCAGGAATCAA tataTTTCCATCACCGGACCAGGAGTTGAACCCATCCGTGCTCCCCGCTGCACATAACACCGGCGGGTCGCTACCCGACCTGACTAACATCCAGTTCCCTCCTCCGCTGTCCACCCCCCTGGACCCCGAGGACACCGTGGCCTTCCCATCTCTCAGCTCTGCCAACAGCACGGGCAGCCTGACCACCAACCTCACCCACCTGGGCATCAGTGCTGCCAGCCACG GGATCCCCACCTCCTCTCAGCCCACTATGACTGTCACAGCACAGCGCCGGCAGCCACCCGTGGTGCCACTGACTTTAACCTCTGACCTCCATCTTCAACAGTCCCCACAGCAGCTCTCACCCACCCTCACCTCACCCGTTAACATTACACAG GCTGTGCCGACAGAAACACTGACCCTGGAGCAGCAGCTTTCCCAGTATCCCCTGTTCAACCAGCTGACCGCCCAGGCCCAGgctcagctgctcagtgacctCCAGAAGCAGCAGGCTCTGCCGCAGGGCATCCAGCTCATCACCTTGCCAACTCTGGCCTCCACTGGCACACCCAGCGCTACTGCCAGCAGCCCCTCTCCAGACAGCCAGACCACCGCCAGCATCAGTGTCAGCTCG TACCGCAATCAGACTGGCTCACCAGCCACTCAGTCTCCAACCTCCCCAGTCTCCAATCAAGGCTTCTCCCCCGGAGGCTCGCCTCAA CACATTCCTGTGGTGGGCAGTATATTCGGAGACTCCTTTTATGATCAGCAGCTGGCATCGAGGCAGACCAATGCTCTCTCTCACCAG CTGGAGCAGTTCAACATGATCGAAAGCCCGATCAGCTCCAACAGCCTTTACAACCAGTGTTCCACACTCAACTACACACAGGCAGCCATGATGGGCCTCACTGGGAGCAGCCTACAGGACTCTCAGCAGCTTGGCTACAGTAGCCATGGCAACATCCCCAACATCATCCTAACAG TCACAGGTGAGTCTCCGCCAAGCCTCTCCAAAGAGCTGACCAACTCTCTGGCGGGCGTTGGTGACGTCAGCTTCGACGCAGACTCACAGTTTCCTCTGGATGAGCTGAAGATCGACCCGCTCACCCTGGACGGACTGCACATGCTCAATGACCCCGACATGGTGCTCGCCGACCCCGCCACCGAGGACACGTTCAGGATGGACAGGCTGTAA